From one Mesoplodon densirostris isolate mMesDen1 chromosome 19, mMesDen1 primary haplotype, whole genome shotgun sequence genomic stretch:
- the CHMP2A gene encoding LOW QUALITY PROTEIN: charged multivesicular body protein 2a (The sequence of the model RefSeq protein was modified relative to this genomic sequence to represent the inferred CDS: deleted 2 bases in 1 codon) — protein sequence MRLGPAWPPARAHARSCPRPAFRAPAGRVTSGGLIRKRRRPPTRQNRGPVVGGRSGAPSEKRVTRKRKRVPVATPTCRWAPAAMDLLFGRRKTPEELLRQNQRALNRAMRELDRERQKLETQEKKIIADIKKMAKQGQMDAVRIMARDLVRTRRYVRKFVLMRANIQAVSLKIQTLKSNNSMAQAMKGVTKAMGTMNRQLKLPQIQKIMMEFERQAEIMDMKEEMMNDAIDDAMGDEDDEEESDAVVAQVLDELGLSLTDELSNLPSTGGSLSVAASGKKAEAAASALVDADADLEERLKNLRRD from the exons ATGCGCCTGGGGCCGGCCTGG CCCCCGGCGCGTGCGCACGCGCGCTCTTGTCCCCGCCCAGCATTCCGGGCGCCGGCGGGGCGTGTGACGTCGGGTGGTTTAATCCGGAAACGGCGGCGACCGCCGACGCGACAGAACCGAGGGCCTGTCGTTGGTGGGCGCTCCGGGGCTCCCAGCGAGAAGAGGGTGACCCGGAAACGGAAGCGAGTCCCTGTCGCAACTCCG ACCTGCCGGTGGGCTCCTGCGGCCATGGACCTGCTGTTTGGGCGCCGGAAGACACCGGAGGAGCTGCTGCGGCAGAACCAGCGCGCCCTGAACCGCGCCATGCGAGAGCTGGACCGTGAGCGACAGAagctagagacccaggagaaGAAAATCATTGCAGACATCAAGAAAATGGCCAAGCAGGGCCAGATG GACGCTGTGCGTATCATGGCAAGAGACCTGGTGCGCACGAGGCGGTACGTGCGAAAGTTTGTGTTGATGCGGGCCAACATCCAGGCTGTGTCCCTCAAGATCCAGACACTCAAGTCCAACAACTCGATGGCACAAGCCATGAAGGGCGTCACCAAGGCCATGGGCACCATGAACAGACAG CTGAAGCTGCCCCAGATCCAGAAGATCATGATGGAGTTCGAGCGGCAGGCGGAGATTATGGACATGAAGGAGGAGATGATGAACGACGCCATTGATGACGCCATGGGTGACGAGGACGATGAAGAGGAGAG tgACGCTGTTGTAGCCCAGGTCCTGGACGAGCTGGGGTTGAGCCTGACGGATGAGCTGTCAA ACCTCCCCTCCACCGGAGGCTCCCTCAGTGTGGCCGCCAGCGGGAAGAAAGCAGAGGCCGCAGCCTCCGCCCTAGTCGATGCAGACGCAGACCTGGAGGAGCGGCTCAAGAACCTTCGAAGGGACTGA
- the UBE2M gene encoding NEDD8-conjugating enzyme Ubc12, producing MIKLFSLKQQKKEEESAGGTKGSSKKASAAQLRIQKDINELNLPKTCDISFSDPDDLLNFKLVICPDEGFYKSGKFVFSFKVGQGYPHDPPKVKCETMVYHPNIDLEGNVCLNILREDWKPVLTINSIIYGLQYLFLEPNPEDPLNKEAAEVLQNNRRLFEQNVQRSMRGGYIGSTYFERCLK from the exons atGATCAAGCTGTTCTCGCTGAAGCagcagaagaaggaggaggagtcgGCGGGCGGCACCAAGGGCAGCAGCAAGAAGGCGTCGGCGGCGCAGCTGCGGATCCAGAAGG ACATAAACGAGCTTAATCTGCCCAAGACGTGCGACATCAGCTTCTCAGATCCAGACGACCTCCTCAACTTCAAGCTGGTTATCTGTCCTGATGAG ggCTTCTACAAGAGCGGGAAGTTTGTGTTCAGTTTTAAG GTGGGCCAGGGTTACCCGCATGACCCCCCCAAGGTGAAGTGTGAGACGATGGTTTATCACCCCAACATTGACCTCGAGGGCAACGTCTGCCTCAACATCCTCAG AGAGGACTGGAAGCCAGTCCTTACGATAAACTCCATAATTTATGGCCTGCAGTATCTCTTCTTG GAGCCCAACCCTGAAGACCCACTGAACAAGGAAGCCGCCGAGGTCCTGCAGAACAACCGGAGGCTGTTTGAGCAGAACGTGCAGCGCTCCATGCGGGGTGGCTACATCGGCTCCACCTACTTCGAGCGCTGCCTGAAATAG